The window GATGACCTGCTAGCCAGGAAAGTCCCTCCCCCATCCATTCCCaacctggtgagtgtgtgtgttttatagggGCTATGGGTCAGTTTGGATCTGTGACTACCTGAATGTGTGTCTGGTCActcgttccctccctctctctttcagtctggtCCGTGTGATATGCTGTATTTTGACCCAGAGTTCACGCTTCTTCCAGCCCCCGCAGGTGTGGCCTTCTTCCATGTTGGGAGACGTGGCCAATGGAGCCTTCCCAGGGTTCTCCTATATGTCTCCGGCTGAGGTTGGAGTCACAGAGCCCTGATATCATTCTAATATTATTTATGTTTTGAATAAATTTTGAATAAATTAAAATACATTTATCAGATTGTTTATATCTCACAGAGAACGGAGGCTCAGGCCGGGTTAGAACCAGTGGTTAAATTGAACCGGAGCTACCTGGAGTCAGCCTCCTGCACCTTGGGTCAAAGGGAGAACCTAGCTTCATCACATTATGGGTCAAAGAGAAAAGTAGGATTAGGGTAAGGCttgtggttgtggttgaggtgctagggttatggtaagggttgaGGTTGAGGTTAGGGTAAGGCTTGTGGTTGAGGTTAGGGTAAGGCTTGTGGTTGAGGTTAGGCTTAAACCAGGATGTGAtaagaaaaagtgtgtgtgtgtagagccaGCCCAGATGTGTGAGGTTACAGCTAGTTTAATACTTCTAAGATGATCAATTACATGATTAACATTGTCTGACATAAGATTAACATTCAATTACATACTACAGATATTACATACTACAGATATGACATATAAGAGCTGTTTCCTAGACTCAAAAGCTTGCTCATTGGAGAATCACTTGGCTCAATTGGTGTCTGGGAAGCCGGTCCAACAGAAACAAAGTGCAACAATCAAACAGGTAACCAAGTCAACAGGAACATTTGGTTTCCCTCCATTTCCACCGGACTGACTGCAAAGAActctagtcagtgtgtgtgtgtgtactcagtaGCTGTTGAAGGTGGGGTAACTCTGGTCACTCTGGCAGGTGAAGTAAGCTATCAGCTGACCGTTACAGATCATCAGAAACAACCCGCTGCcttcaaacaaaacacacacacacaaccacacacacacacaaccacacacacacacaaaaccattaATAAAGAAGAGACAACCCATTTCTTGTCTATAACTCCTCAGAAGGTTTCACACAATAAATCAGAACATGTGAGGTACAGGTCTTACCAAGGGCCAGCCACCACTGCCATACCAAGGGAAActccaacatcactgaaacacacacattaaaaACAGGTAATATGCCACACAGAACCAAGGATGGGGAGTGTACATCGTATTGCTTTAGAGCTAGACCCATCCAATCCTTACACATGAGGAAGGGGAATTAAAGAAGACCATGGGATAGGGTCAATATATGTGCCTTGTTTTGGGCCCAGCTGCTTCTCAACTCTAACCCTACTTCCCATCCTGTCATGATGTCATCCAAGCTGGCCctgagcactctgctctgccagCAAGGGATCATTCTGAGttaagccagtgtgtgtgtgtgagttcaggcATGTGTATGCATTTctctgtgtacgtgtgtgtgtctcacccagGCTGGTGAGCAGTACGtgcagtagtgtgactgtgagagcgTAGTCCCAGACCCATCTCCTCACCACGGCTGCAAACAGCAGACCACTGCAGAAATAGGTCAACTCCATGGACAGCAGGTTCACTGGAACAACAATATAAGACCTTAAACATATGTAGAGGacatgcatgtgcacacacactacCATACACATCTTCACTCACCCAGGTATTTGGAGTTGGACTCCAAATTGGTTGGTTCAGTCTTAAAGTCAAAGGGAATAAGTCCATCAAAGTGATCCAACCTGAATGCAAACAGAAGAGCagcagataaaacaaacaaacaaacaggatATTCAAAAGGAGGAGCTAGGAGGGAACCAGGGTGGTTGAAACTGACTGTCATTCCAATCAATGAAAACAGACCAATAGTTGCTGTGTATTCCACGAATCCCTCCTCCTCACTTCTGTCACCTGGTGTAaaagtataactttagaccgtcccctcgcgcGAACcaaggaccctctgcacacatcaacaacagcatcgttacccatcgctccacaaaagccgcggcccttgcagagcaaggggaactactacttcaaggtctcagagaaaGTGAGGTcaacgattgaaacgctatttagcgcgcaccgctaactaaactAGCCGTTTGatatccgttacactcaccccccttttgacctcctgcttttccgcagcaaccagtgatccgggtcaacagcatcaatgtagcagtataactttagaccgttccCTCGCCCCtgcccgggcgcgaaccagggaccctctgcacaaatcaacaacagtcacccacgaagcatcgttacccatcgctccacaaaagccgcggctcttgcagagcaaggggaactactacttcaaggtctcagagaaaGTGAGgacaccgattgaaacgctatttagcgcgcaccgctaactaaactAGCCGTTTGACATCCGTTACACTGGCACCAGGTTTATAGAAGCCACGTGAGGACAGCTCACCGTTCAAGCAAGGTCACTTACCCAATAACCACACGTGAacgcagagagaggaaaagaaaagTGTCGCACCTGAACGCGCCGAAACACACACTCCCAATCATGTAGTAGAGAGAGTAGAATATGACGAGGCATAGCAGCAGGTGCACAAGCACTGTCTGggggagagagatcgagagaaagagaaagagattgagagataGTCAGAGTCATTCATCCCAATAATAATATATCACAAATCATAGACCTAGGCTACACTCAAATCAGCCGCCAAGACACTGTAGCAAAGCCGTGACAGCACTGTCAACTGAACCGTGGATCATTCAGCAGGTGTAAAAGCTCCCATGGCAGAACTCCAACAGACTCTGCAGGGGATGCGCACTGCGGGGGAGCAGCAGAGGACAGAAGACCTTCATTTGCACAGACTGAGTGATCATTATCTGTTGCATTTGCCATTCACGATAAATGAAATATCAGTCGCTGAATATAAATGATAGGCTGATAGCTTATGTTTCATAGTCGCCAACAACGACACCTGATGATTTCGTATTTTATTATAACAGCGTCCATATCTGACCCACGGCTGCCCGGTTGGCACATAATTCGATTTTTTCTGAGTGAAAAATCCGAGTAAACAGTCCTCTTACCCTCGTGTCGGCCACTTTACCCCTGAAGGCCATCTCATGGTTTGCATCTGTCGTTCTTCTGATGTTGAGAATAATGTATGTGACTGGGCAACTGAGATGCTACAGTGTAATCCGTAAGAAAACAGCATTATTACTGCCATCTAGCGGTAGCGACTGGAAAAAGCAGGCTTATTTATAGTCGACACTGCCATTGAAGGTCTGCATCTCATGCCAAATAAGACTACAGTAGCCTCTTCCAGTCCAACGTTTCACTTGTAATAAGAACAGTAGGGATGTCTTATTAATTAACCCTTAAAATAGCAAAGTCAGAGAGTTTCTATTCCGGACGTCTGGTCTGATTGGGCATAGATAACAAACATGAAAATGCATCACGTTTTACAATTAAAAAACATTCAGAGTTTATAGGCCTTGTTGTAATCAATACTACGGTCTAACTACTGTAGACCTATTTGGCGTCTGGACTTGACTGTTCTTATTTTTTTGCTAAATTACTGGTTGGAAGTGTGGACAAGTTCATACAAAAGCTAGAAATTGGGATTATGATTAGTCTACTGTCATCTTTCTTTTAACATATGGAGACAATATTGACTGGTGGTGACGTAAAGAGTTATTGACGGCATACAGCGACATGACCACAATGGAAATCGCGCGCCACGCCAAACAGACTGCACGCCCCTGCGCTCCGATTTTATGCTCTCTGAGATTCTGAAATTAACAGGGAGAAAGACTAGTCCCAGGGCATGAATACAATATTTAATAAACGATATATCCACTCTAAGCGTCCGCCTTGCTGTACCTATTGATCATCGATAGTTGTGTGCTCAAGTTTACCAAGATCCAAAGTTGTCAGGCAGCGTTCATTGAACGCATGCGCATTGCATCCACTATCCAGCTCAAAATAAGAGTTAAAACAGAAACGAGGTGAGTTCCATAATTTTCAAACAATATAATCGCTGTTATACATTAAATGTTGCAAATAACAACAGTAATCGAAAAAGCATCGTTCGTTTTATAATTTGCACCGGTTCTTATTATTTGTACTGTGATTTAAAACCGTAAAGATAAATCGGAGAGTCAAGTTTCTATTGAAGAAATTAAAAGCAAGCAATTCTATATTTTAGCCTTGAACAAATAAGGCAGTGTAGGGGCGGTTATTTACTTATTCATACCAAGTAATGTGGAAGTCCGTTCCTAAGCATTTTCTAACGTTCAAGACATGGAAACTTATTTATTACTGGTTGTCCTTACTTCGCTACACCAAGCCAAAATGCTAGTCCCAGTTCCTAGCAGTCTAGCTACCAGTTTGAATTGAACCGTAGTGACGCTTTGCTAGCCAGAAGCAGTTAGCAAGCTAGCTGGCAGCTAGCTGGCTGACATTCCGAGACAAGGGAAAGTAAAGAAAATGGCCATGATGAGGGAAAACACTAACCTATGAAATTGCAGGGTATACATTTGGTTTTATTTGACAGACACGGCCGTGTATTATATGTTTCAATAAATAACTTGAGTCATTTACATAGTTTTAACGTGTTGGTGGCCTCTTCCTTTGCTCCGCCATTTTGTATAAGACGAATGCTAATCATGGGCGCACGTACACTTTATTTATGGTCGAATAAATTCGAGGTTTAAACTTGGGAACGTAAACTGACAGCTGTTGAACAGCACACTTGATTGTTTACTTCCCATCCGTATATTTCAGTCAACAAATATTATTTCTGACCAAACTATAGGGTTGATTCAGCGTCGAGGCGAAAACGTTATATCGTGATCTTGGTTTGATTAAAACACACGCAAATTTGACATTTCTATGCAGAACACATTGTTTCTTTAAAATCATTGATTATTCTACCATCGCTGTTGTCCGCGTCAATGCAAACAGCCGATTTAATAAGATACTGTTAAAACAAGGAAAAGCTGAACTTGTTCTTTTAACTTGTATTTGACACGAGTCTCA of the Oncorhynchus nerka isolate Pitt River unplaced genomic scaffold, Oner_Uvic_2.0 unplaced_scaffold_4193, whole genome shotgun sequence genome contains:
- the LOC115120722 gene encoding putative transmembrane protein 244 isoform X1, whose amino-acid sequence is MAFRGKVADTRTVLVHLLLCLVIFYSLYYMIGSVCFGAFRLDHFDGLIPFDFKTEPTNLESNSKYLVNLLSMELTYFCSGLLFAAVVRRWVWDYALTVTLLHVLLTSLVMLEFPLVWQWWLALGSGLFLMICNGQLIAYFTCQSDQSYPTFNSY
- the LOC115120722 gene encoding putative transmembrane protein 244 isoform X2; this encodes MQTMRWPSGVKWPTRGLDHFDGLIPFDFKTEPTNLESNSKYLVNLLSMELTYFCSGLLFAAVVRRWVWDYALTVTLLHVLLTSLVMLEFPLVWQWWLALGSGLFLMICNGQLIAYFTCQSDQSYPTFNSY